Proteins from a genomic interval of Aquabacterium sp. J223:
- a CDS encoding response regulator produces MRVLMVEDHLMVLQGLKLLLGMLTPQLKIDTAVSMEQAEELVRLAPYELVLLDWKLQDSEGLASFERLRGAGCTARIVVMSGDPLPASIAAAVEGGAAGFIPKHYASDRMVQALSHVIDGGVFVPHELMGGTSATPLPQPSASRLQSRLAGLTQRQVDVYLAAARGLPNKLIARELGIAESTVKTHLSAVYEVLGVRNRTEAARQAAIEGFRIG; encoded by the coding sequence GTGCGAGTGCTGATGGTCGAGGACCACCTGATGGTGCTGCAGGGCCTGAAGCTGCTGCTCGGCATGCTGACGCCGCAGCTGAAGATCGACACCGCGGTGTCGATGGAGCAGGCCGAGGAACTGGTGCGGCTGGCGCCCTACGAACTGGTGCTGCTCGACTGGAAGCTGCAGGACAGCGAGGGGCTGGCCTCGTTCGAGCGGCTGCGCGGCGCCGGCTGCACCGCCCGCATCGTCGTCATGTCGGGCGACCCGCTGCCGGCCAGCATCGCCGCCGCCGTCGAGGGCGGGGCCGCCGGCTTCATCCCCAAGCACTACGCCTCCGACCGCATGGTGCAGGCGCTCAGCCATGTCATCGACGGCGGCGTCTTCGTGCCGCACGAGCTGATGGGCGGCACCAGCGCCACGCCGCTGCCGCAGCCCTCCGCCAGCCGGCTGCAGAGCCGGCTCGCCGGGCTCACCCAGCGCCAGGTGGACGTCTACCTGGCCGCTGCGCGGGGCCTGCCGAACAAGCTGATCGCCCGCGAGCTGGGCATCGCCGAGTCGACGGTCAAGACCCACCTGTCCGCGGTCTACGAGGTGCTGGGCGTGCGCAACCGCACCGAAGCGGCCCGCCAGGCGGCGATCGAGGGGTTCCGCATTGGGTGA